A DNA window from Sylvia atricapilla isolate bSylAtr1 chromosome W, bSylAtr1.pri, whole genome shotgun sequence contains the following coding sequences:
- the LOC136373412 gene encoding uncharacterized protein: protein MHIRSQSNLPGYLTEGNAQADLIALSVQHVLPNKIEQARLSHTFFHQNTGALIRLFDLTPAQASSIIPTCPDCQRCTFPNVNTGVNPRRLQSLQIWQTDVTHFPEFGCLKFVHASIDTYSGALFASAHTGETAKDVCRHFSAAFASLGIPQQIKTDNGPAYISRRVADFFSLWGITHKRGIPHSPTGQSIIERAHGTLKRLLVQQKGGAGDTPAERLCKALYIFNFLNCSVTNLNPPMTRHFASSTSLSCKEKPPVLIRDPESDPLKHLNVLPKLRGPELDTVLKEYAVGDSVKDLAEVQVQRLAVENRSTQDLTTRYEVWHKRTGLPGIREPGGQVRRGNLVYLASTRKAGHSMARDNRSHPSWHPERQLQGALHAPAHPAGPLDARSTSTPADSSERMPPHCACARGEGMPAACTAKPPPRVSGPGPAWKRVRRRITLVWVPTPLGAPVSPNPPKEEEEGTAPACRSGWPAWLERQKLVSRADSQQIAARELLCYL, encoded by the exons ATGCATATTAGGTCACAGTCCAACCTCCCAGGTTATCTCACTGAAGGCAACGCCCAAGCAGACTTGATAGCATTATCAGTGCAGCATGTTTTACCAAACAAAATAGAGCAAGCAAGACTGAGTCATACTTTCTTTCATCAAAATACTGGAGCCTTAATAAGACTTTTTGATTTAACTCCAGCTCAGGCCTCTAGTATCATCCCCACATGTCCTGACTGTCAGCGTTGCACCTTTCCTAATGTAAATACAGGAGTCAACCCAAGACGTTTACAAAGCCTACAGATTTGGCAAACAGATGTAACACACTTTCCTGAATTCGGCTGCTTGAAATTTGTGCATGCTTCCATTGACACATATTCAGGTGCTCTGTTTGCCTCAGCTCACACAGGAGAGACAGCAAAGGATGTCTGTCGTcacttttctgctgcctttgcctcaCTAGGAATCCCCCAACAGATTAAAACAGACAATGGACCTGCATATATTTCCCGTAGAGTTGCagattttttctccttgtgGGGTATCACCCACAAAAGAGGCATACCACACTCACCCACAGGACAGTCCATTATAGAGCGTGCCCATGGCACCCTCAAACGCCTTCTCGTACAACAAAAGGGGGGAGCTGGAGACACCCCCGCTGAAAGGTTATGCAAAGCtctatacatttttaatttcttaaactgttcAGTAACAAACTTGAATCCTCCCATGACTAGGCATTTTGCATCATCCACATCgctttcctgcaaggaaaaaccaCCAGTACTAATCCGTGACCCAGAATCTG ACCCACTCAAGCATCTCAacgtccttcctaaactgaggggcccagaactggacacagtactcaag GAGtatgctgtgggagacagtgtcaaagaccttgctgaagtccaggtaCAAAGGCTGGCCGTGGAGAACAGGTCTACCCAAGATCTGACAACCAGGTATGAAGTCTGGCACAAGAGAACAGGTCTACCTGGGATTCGAGAGCCAG GTGGCCAAGTCCGACGAGGGAACCTGGTCTACCTAGCATCCACCAGGAAGGCGGGCCACAGCATGGCACGGGACAACCGCTCGCACCCCTCTTGGCACCCCGAGCGCCAGCTACAAGGGGCACTGCACgctcctgcccaccctgccgGGCCCCTGGATGCCAGGTCTACCTCCACACCTGCAGACAGCAGCGAACGGATGCCCCCCCACTGCGCGTGCGCACGTGGGGAAGGGATGCCCGCTGCCTGCACAGCCAAGCCCCCGCCCCGTGTATCGGGCCCGGGACCTGCGTGGAAGAGAGTGCGAAGGCGGATCACGCTAGTGTGGGTGCCCACACCACTAGGGGCCCCTGTCAGCCCCAACCCGccaaaagaggaggaggaaggcactGCGCCCGCATGCCGGAGCGGCTGGCCAGCCTGGCTTGAGCGACAAAAGCTTGTGTCGAGGGCTGATTCTCAACAGATCGCAGcgagggagctgctctgctaCTTATGA